The following proteins are co-located in the Brachybacterium sacelli genome:
- a CDS encoding ABC transporter ATP-binding protein, which yields MSRVKKDRDAQDAPTPQSSATAGNATADLTEAEILEMQDSMSGEWGESAPRKAKAFWPSAIRLAGTFGDHKLGLTVVLAFGIVSTALTVWAPSILGDAMDVIYNGVRSGDGVDFSALGRLLLVVLGMYVIASLFDWLQGRLLNDVVMNIVYRLREKIEAKVNRLPLSYFDTRQRGDLLSRTTNDVDNVQTALQQAFASLVYAVLTIVGITVMMFWLSWQLAVIALVALPISGVVIGIVGSKSQKLFTAQWRNTGRLNGHVEESFTGHDLVTVFNRQDAMRETFDERNGELFDASFKAQFYSGMIMPIMQWVTYLGYVGIAVVGGLRIAGGQMSLGQVTAFIQYSREFNAPLGEVAGMANMLISGVASAERIFELLDAEEQEADGEITVADAGSDGETAGAASGPDGTVRRRRIERAELTTLTRGRIEFDHVAFSYTKDKPLITDLSLIAEPGQTIAIVGPTGAGKTTLVNLIMRFYEIDAGQIRLDGVDIRALDRGAVRSQVGMVLQDAVLFGGTIMENIRYGRLEATDDEVIAAATATFVDRFVRTLPEGYDTVIEDEGANISAGERQLITIARAFLADPALLILDEATSSVDTRTEVLVQEAMAALRTDRTSFVIAHRLSTIRDADVILVMEHGDIVEQGDHDALLDAEGAYHRLYWSQFASGVDPDEEEAVLEGSVAVTGEFAAVDPGAGPAED from the coding sequence ATGAGCCGCGTGAAGAAGGACCGGGACGCGCAGGACGCGCCCACGCCGCAGTCGTCGGCCACGGCCGGGAACGCTACCGCGGACCTGACCGAGGCGGAGATCCTCGAGATGCAGGACTCCATGAGCGGCGAATGGGGCGAGTCCGCGCCCCGCAAGGCGAAGGCCTTTTGGCCCTCCGCGATCCGTCTGGCCGGCACCTTCGGCGACCACAAGCTGGGCCTGACCGTCGTGCTGGCCTTCGGGATCGTCTCCACAGCACTGACCGTGTGGGCGCCGTCGATCCTCGGCGACGCGATGGACGTCATCTACAACGGGGTCCGCTCCGGGGACGGCGTCGACTTCTCGGCGCTCGGTCGCCTGCTGCTGGTCGTGCTGGGGATGTACGTCATCGCGTCCCTGTTCGACTGGCTGCAGGGCCGACTGCTGAACGACGTGGTCATGAACATCGTCTACCGACTGCGCGAGAAGATCGAGGCCAAGGTCAACCGCCTGCCGCTGAGCTACTTCGACACCCGCCAGCGCGGTGACCTGCTCTCGCGCACCACCAACGACGTCGACAACGTCCAGACCGCGCTCCAGCAGGCCTTCGCCTCGCTCGTGTACGCAGTGCTGACCATCGTGGGAATCACCGTGATGATGTTCTGGCTCTCCTGGCAGCTCGCCGTGATCGCCCTGGTCGCGCTGCCGATCTCCGGCGTCGTCATCGGGATCGTCGGCTCGAAGTCCCAGAAGCTGTTCACCGCTCAGTGGCGCAACACCGGACGGCTGAACGGCCATGTCGAGGAGTCCTTCACCGGACACGACCTGGTCACCGTCTTCAACCGCCAGGACGCGATGCGTGAGACCTTCGACGAGCGCAACGGGGAGCTGTTCGACGCCTCGTTCAAGGCGCAGTTCTACTCGGGCATGATCATGCCGATCATGCAGTGGGTGACCTACCTCGGTTATGTCGGCATCGCAGTGGTCGGCGGCCTGCGGATCGCCGGCGGCCAGATGTCGCTGGGCCAGGTCACCGCTTTCATCCAGTACTCGCGCGAGTTCAACGCGCCGCTGGGCGAGGTGGCCGGGATGGCGAACATGCTGATCTCCGGCGTGGCCTCGGCGGAGCGCATCTTCGAGCTGCTGGACGCCGAGGAGCAGGAGGCCGACGGGGAGATCACGGTGGCCGATGCCGGATCCGACGGGGAGACCGCGGGGGCCGCGTCCGGGCCCGACGGGACGGTGCGGCGGCGCCGCATCGAGCGCGCCGAGCTGACCACTCTCACCCGCGGTCGCATCGAGTTCGACCACGTCGCCTTCTCCTACACCAAGGACAAGCCGCTGATCACCGATCTCTCGCTCATCGCGGAGCCCGGGCAGACCATCGCGATCGTCGGGCCCACCGGCGCCGGCAAGACCACCCTGGTCAACCTGATCATGCGGTTCTACGAGATCGACGCCGGGCAGATCCGTCTGGACGGCGTGGACATCCGCGCGCTGGACCGCGGCGCGGTGCGCAGCCAGGTGGGCATGGTGCTGCAGGACGCCGTGCTGTTCGGCGGCACCATCATGGAGAACATCCGCTACGGTCGCCTCGAGGCGACCGACGACGAGGTGATCGCGGCGGCGACCGCCACCTTCGTGGACCGCTTCGTGCGCACCCTGCCCGAGGGGTACGACACCGTGATTGAGGACGAGGGCGCGAACATCTCCGCCGGTGAGCGGCAGCTGATCACCATCGCCCGGGCCTTCCTCGCCGACCCGGCGCTGCTGATCCTCGACGAGGCCACCTCGTCGGTGGACACCCGCACCGAGGTGCTGGTCCAGGAGGCGATGGCGGCGCTGCGCACCGACCGCACCTCCTTCGTCATCGCCCACCGCCTGTCCACCATCCGCGACGCCGACGTGATCCTGGTGATGGAGCACGGCGACATCGTCGAGCAGGGTGATCACGACGCGCTGCTGGACGCCGAGGGCG
- a CDS encoding ABC transporter ATP-binding protein has translation MLWTVIRRHARPYLPHVGAVIVLQLATVLATLYLPSLNADIIDQGVATGDTAYIWRVGGLMLVVAMVQVVTAIAAVWFGARVSMGMGRDVRRSIYTRVDRFSTEELGRFGAPTLITRATNDVQQVQMLVLMTLNFMVMVPIMSIGGIVMAVQEDPGLSWLVWVAVPVLMVIVGLLVTKLMPLFQRMQDNIDSINSVMREQIMGIRVVRAFVREKHETARFTDANATLTDTSVRIGRLFVIMGPAITIVLHLATAAVLWFGGHRVDDGLVQVGALTAFMQYLLQILMAVMMGTFMFMMFPRAIISARRIGEVLETTPTLAEPEQPVALEGAGGGASVEFRDVTFSYPGADAPVLDGISFTAEAGRTTAIIGSTGSGKTSLVSLIPRLHDATSGQVLLDGVAVTDLSRATVSATVGLVPQRPYLFSGTVGHNLRFGDPMADETQLWRALDVAQATEFVEGRTTGEGEGLRTGLESSISQGGTNVSGGQRQRLCIARTLVARPRVFVFDDSFSALDVATDAAVRAGLDAHTQGATMIIVAQRIASITGADQILVLEQGRIVGRGTHEDLLETNQTYREIVDSQITVEEPA, from the coding sequence ATGCTCTGGACCGTCATCCGGCGCCATGCGCGCCCCTACCTGCCTCACGTGGGCGCTGTCATCGTCCTGCAGCTCGCCACCGTGCTGGCGACCCTGTACCTGCCCAGCCTCAACGCCGACATCATCGACCAGGGCGTCGCCACCGGTGACACCGCCTACATCTGGCGCGTCGGCGGCCTCATGCTGGTCGTCGCGATGGTGCAGGTCGTCACCGCGATCGCCGCCGTCTGGTTCGGGGCCCGCGTCTCCATGGGCATGGGCCGGGACGTGCGCCGCTCCATCTACACCCGGGTGGACCGCTTCTCCACCGAGGAGCTGGGACGCTTCGGTGCCCCGACCCTGATCACGCGCGCCACCAACGACGTCCAGCAGGTGCAGATGCTCGTGCTGATGACGCTGAACTTCATGGTGATGGTGCCGATCATGTCGATCGGCGGGATCGTCATGGCGGTCCAGGAGGACCCGGGCCTGTCGTGGCTGGTGTGGGTCGCGGTCCCGGTCCTGATGGTCATCGTCGGCCTGCTGGTCACGAAGCTCATGCCGCTGTTCCAGCGGATGCAGGACAACATCGACTCCATCAACTCCGTGATGCGCGAGCAGATCATGGGCATCCGCGTGGTGCGGGCCTTCGTGCGCGAGAAGCACGAGACCGCCCGCTTCACCGATGCCAACGCGACCCTCACCGACACCTCGGTGCGGATCGGCCGGCTCTTCGTGATCATGGGCCCGGCCATCACGATCGTGCTGCACCTCGCGACCGCCGCCGTGCTCTGGTTCGGCGGGCACCGGGTGGACGACGGCCTGGTGCAGGTGGGCGCCCTGACGGCGTTCATGCAGTACCTGCTGCAGATCCTCATGGCCGTCATGATGGGCACCTTCATGTTCATGATGTTCCCGCGCGCGATCATCAGCGCCCGGCGCATCGGCGAGGTGCTCGAGACCACGCCCACCCTCGCCGAGCCCGAGCAGCCCGTCGCGCTCGAGGGCGCCGGCGGCGGCGCGAGCGTGGAGTTCCGCGACGTCACCTTCTCCTACCCCGGTGCCGACGCCCCGGTGCTGGACGGCATCTCCTTCACCGCCGAGGCGGGCCGCACGACGGCGATCATCGGCTCGACCGGCTCCGGCAAGACGTCCCTGGTCAGTCTGATCCCCCGCCTGCACGACGCCACCAGCGGCCAGGTGCTGCTGGACGGGGTCGCGGTCACCGACCTCTCCCGCGCCACCGTCTCCGCGACGGTCGGCCTCGTGCCGCAGCGGCCCTACCTGTTCTCCGGGACCGTCGGCCACAACCTGCGCTTCGGGGATCCGATGGCCGACGAGACGCAGCTGTGGCGGGCCCTCGACGTCGCCCAGGCCACCGAGTTCGTCGAGGGCCGCACCACCGGCGAGGGGGAGGGCCTGCGGACGGGCCTCGAGTCCTCGATCTCCCAGGGCGGCACCAACGTCTCCGGCGGCCAGCGCCAGCGCCTGTGCATCGCCCGCACCCTGGTCGCCCGGCCGCGGGTGTTCGTCTTCGACGACTCCTTCTCCGCGCTCGACGTGGCCACCGATGCCGCCGTGCGCGCGGGCCTGGACGCACATACGCAGGGCGCGACCATGATCATCGTCGCGCAGCGCATCGCCAGCATCACCGGCGCCGACCAGATCCTCGTGCTCGAACAGGGCAGGATCGTCGGCCGCGGAACCCATGAGGACCTGCTCGAGACCAATCAGACCTACCGGGAGATCGTCGACTCCCAGATCACCGTGGAGGAGCCGGCATGA
- a CDS encoding GntR family transcriptional regulator: protein MTSSVRGTQTYAGIVTFLRREIASGRLGPGQTVPSESELCTRFETSRGPVRQALGILRDEGLISSGRGRRSVVLETVPVQPFDVALSFTQWCREVGMEPGQRTETMTRAWATQAQADSLEIDPGDPVVELLRLRFADDLPIMLERLCYPFEVGRHVLSFDPDSGSVYERLVASGVDIHHATRILDAVAADEDDARLLGIEPGAPLMRLRRRAFTIDGRPIEWSDDRYLPRHAQFASTTVRGAANGLSMLKGL from the coding sequence ATGACGAGCAGCGTGAGGGGCACCCAGACCTACGCCGGGATCGTCACCTTCCTCCGCCGGGAGATCGCCTCCGGACGACTCGGGCCGGGCCAGACCGTCCCCTCGGAGTCCGAGCTGTGCACCCGCTTCGAGACCTCTCGCGGTCCGGTGCGCCAGGCGCTCGGGATCCTCCGGGACGAAGGGCTGATCTCCTCGGGCCGTGGTCGCCGCTCGGTGGTGCTCGAGACCGTGCCCGTCCAGCCCTTCGACGTGGCACTGTCCTTCACCCAGTGGTGCCGCGAGGTCGGGATGGAGCCCGGCCAGCGCACCGAGACCATGACCCGGGCCTGGGCCACGCAGGCGCAGGCCGACTCGCTCGAGATCGATCCCGGTGATCCCGTCGTCGAGCTGCTGCGACTTCGCTTTGCCGATGACCTGCCGATCATGCTCGAGCGGCTGTGCTACCCCTTCGAAGTGGGTCGGCACGTGCTCTCCTTTGACCCCGATTCCGGATCGGTCTACGAACGGCTCGTGGCCAGCGGCGTCGACATCCACCACGCCACCCGCATCCTCGACGCGGTCGCCGCGGACGAGGACGACGCCCGCCTGCTCGGCATCGAGCCCGGCGCGCCCCTGATGCGCCTGCGACGCCGGGCCTTCACCATCGACGGCCGCCCGATCGAGTGGTCCGACGACCGCTACCTGCCGCGTCACGCGCAGTTCGCCTCGACCACCGTGCGCGGCGCAGCCAACGGGCTGTCGATGCTGAAGGGCCTCTGA